In a single window of the Trichoderma breve strain T069 chromosome 6, whole genome shotgun sequence genome:
- a CDS encoding eisosome protein 1 domain-containing protein gives MDGTGTKAAVLAVGSASTAYRQSSVKKTSRDSWGSSAATQAFNTNTNRPPDPEPVTLTTSHGSSAATQAFHANRVQSAKLAKSPPPASPREKSLVAAKGAMSPSKQGTPRSRLRSFSSPQESPYGDATRASVSALNGASIAHRAAMNRPPPVEDTGAIPVTTMTRNMFTSHPPVQPEIDEQTNNERIHQSAVEMAKKMYRQQQIRQEGSQDSQDVGETSTNRYVDLQDAAYRQAQERLAKLQDEHEKNRRYHEYYGADKPLRRRFTIVNKLRRRSASDSDMEDRARSDMIRQQMTMFSSRLDQVDEEKRERDREALLTAARRNVKASLQGMDEKVYFETGKVNPTILGDWQTRAQQAAQLRHDTKTEGDDRVDIGGGVFMGADEIDAIAARRVRPVLDDIHEKAEAERERQASARMEAEANKAEAEREKARERELKDLQKKARDEDKVQEKNRKQQEKQEEKQKKEEEKVAKAEQKKLAKEEKRKSKVEATSGAHNQDIRREENEEQEAETQSRRGSSVPEVTTPPPQSAAADTADGSHKKSPEGATSPTARVKGWIKNRFSRGKSVSEPGEKKKSFVGGAALRDSGPGGSTGSLGNRSSSMRDVTLAGRGGEEIPESNPQPPNRDSRGVSPVSSGSGRSSEFESFETPRAIMDQPPRQGNSPMRDSRFKEMMDH, from the exons ATGGATGGAACAGGCACCAAAGCAGCAGTGCTGGCTGTAGGCTCTGCCAGCACCGCATACAGACAGTCAAGCGTCAAGAAAACTTCGCGCGATTCGTGGGGCAGTTCTGCTGCCACGCAGGCCTTCAATACTAACACGAATCGACCACCAGACCCAGAGCCGGTGACTCTGACAACGTCTCACGGAAGCTCCGCAGCGACTCAAGCTTTCCATGCGAACCGAGTCCAGTCTGCCAAACTGGCcaaatcaccaccacccGCCTCCCCAAGGGAGAAGTCTCTGGTGGCTGCCAAGGGAGCCATGTCGCCCTCAAAGCAAGGTACGCCGCGCTCCAGGCTACGGTCATTTTCTAGCCCGCAGGAGTCGCCTTATGGGGACGCAACAAGGGCGTCCGTGAGTGCTTTGAATGGGGCGTCCATAGCCCACCGAGCTGCCATGAACCGGCCGCCGCCGGTGGAGGATACTGGCGCAATTCCAGTCACCACCATGACCCGCAACATGTTCACCTCACATCCGCCCGTCCAGCCCGAAATAGATGAACAGACGAATAATGAAAGGATTCACCAGTCGGCAGTTgaaatggcaaagaagatgtaCCGTCAGCAGCAAATTCGACAGGAGGGTTCTCAAGATAGTCAAGATGTAGGTGAGACATCAACGAATCGCTACGTCGATCTACAAGATGCTGCATACAGGCAAGCCCAAGAACGTCTCGCCAAGCTTCAAGATGAGCATGAGAAGAATCGACGATATCACGAGTACTATGGCGCAGACAAGCCTCTACGTCGCCGTTTTACTATTGTCAACAAGCTGCGTCGTCGGTCTGCCAGTGACAGTGACATGGAGGACCGCGCTCGATCCGACATGATACGCCAACAAATGACCATGTTCTCATCAAGACTTGACCAAGTGGACGAAGAAaaacgagagagagacagagaggcCCTCTTGACCGCTGCACGACGGAACGTCAAAGCAAGCCTCCAGGGAATGGACGAAAAAGTCTACTTTGAGACCGGAAAGGTCAATCCGACAATCTTGGGTGACTGGCAGACTAGAGCTCAGCAAGCTGCCCAGCTTCGACACGACACAAAGACAGAAGGTGACGATAGAGTGGACATTGGAGGTGGAGTATTTATGGGCGCCGACGAGATCGATGCCATCGCTGCCAGGAGAGTACGACCCGTGCTGGACGACATTCACGAAAAGGCGGAAGCAGAACGGGAGCGTCAAGCCTCGGCTCGAatggaagcagaagcaaacaaagccgaagctgagagagaaaaggctcGGGAGCGTGAGCTTAAGGACCTTCAAAAGAAGGCTAGAG ACGAAGATAAGgtgcaagagaaaaatagaaagCAGCAGGAAAAGCaggaggaaaagcaaaagaaagaggaggagaaagtcGCCAAAGCagaacaaaagaagctggctaaagaggagaagcgcaagtCCAAGGTCGAGGCGACTTCCGGCGCTCACAACCAAGACATCCGCCGcgaagagaatgaagaacaagaagcagagacGCAGAGCAGGCGGGGATCCAGCGTCCCCGAGGTTACGACCCCGCCTCCGCAGAGCGCGGCTGCCGATACCGCTGACGGCTCACACAAGAAGTCACCTGAAGGAGCAACCTCACCAACGGCACGAGTCAAAGGTTGGATCAAGAATCGATTTTCGCGAGGCAAGTCTGTGAGCGAGCCTggcgaaaagaagaagagtttcGTCGGCGGCGCTGCGCTGAGAGACTCGGGCCCGGGTGGAAGCACCGGCAGCTTGGGGAACCGCTCTTCTAGCATGCGTGATGTCACGCTTGCTGGGAGGGGCGGCGAAGAGATTCCTGAGAGCAATCCTCAGCCTCCCAACAGAGACTCGCGCGGTGTGAGCCCAGTCAGTTCTGGCAGCGGAAGGAGTAGTGAGTTTGAGAGTTTCGAAACGCCAAGGGCTATCATGGATCAACCGCCGCGGCAAGGAAATAGCCCTATGCGTGACTCTCGGTTCAAAGAAATGATGGATCACTGA
- a CDS encoding frag1/DRAM/Sfk1 family domain-containing protein: MAAKGFVSYWILPVFSALVWLGMLLGLLLYWVVDTNSEHYSYMDSDDSIAFISDIGASKLKPLFIAGSAVTTVFLNLSFAAERLLRHNGRLVPNTTVKEKVLSIISIIFAIIGMCGLILLSIFDTHHHHKLHDIFLFLFIAGYIISAIFICWEYQQLGLYNRQHRILRISFWVKLTFVIVEFILAIIFVSTNWSDNQNVAAVFEWIIAFIFTFYILSFVIDLLPAVHTKAPASRFSKALEHEMESAESQDGNSGHMGSYRNDYGRNNNRYTFQ, encoded by the exons atggctgccaaaGGCTTCGTATCCTACTGG ATCCTTCCAGTCTTCTCCGCCCTCGTCTGGCTTGGTATGCTCCTGGGCCTCCTGCTCTACTGGGTCGTCGATACCAATAGTGAacactactcgtacatggacTCGGACGACTCCATAGCCTTCATTTCCGACATTGGCgccagcaagctcaagccgCTCTTCATCGCAGGATCGGCCGTCACAACGGTCTTCCTCAACCTGTCGTTTGCTGCCGAGCGCCTACTGCGTCACAATGGACGACTGGTACCGAACACGACTGTCAAAGAAAAAGTTCTCTCCATAATTAGCATAATTTTCGCCATTATCGGCATGTGTGGCTTGATCCTCTTGTCCATTTTCGACACTCACCACCATCACAAATTACAcgacatcttcctctttctcttcattgCTGGATACATCATTTCCGCCATCTTTATCTGCTGGGAATACCAACAGCTAGGCCTAT ACAACCGCCAGCACCGCATTCTCCGCATCTCCTTCTGGGTGAAACTCaccttcgtcatcgtcgagttcatcctggccatcatcttcgtctccaCCAACTGGAGCGACAACCAAaacgtcgccgccgtcttcGAATGGatcatcgccttcatcttcacattCTACATCCTCTCTTTCGTCATCGATCTCTTACCCGCCGTCCACACAAAAGCTCCCGCCTCACGATTCAGCAAGGCTCTTGAGCACGAGATGGAATCAGCAGAAAGCCAAGACGGCAACAGTGGCCATATGGGCTCTTATCGCAACGACTACGGTCGAAACAACAACCGATATACCTTCCAATGA
- a CDS encoding pyridine nucleotide-disulfide oxidoreductase domain-containing protein, with protein sequence MAQQIKQQPKVIIIGAGWAGLAAAKTYLQANPAISLTILESESTVGGVWSKSRCYPGFIADGPVGLFDFSDLPMPGVVGLKDWDELPGIKVHEYLHEYARKFHLLERCKFGYRVTNVRRGAGEKGWIVDAQNTGDDGKQISRTFDCDKLIVATGNFSNPKYPDVAMAEFKGLAIHTKNIGQQYEALLAADVESVAIYGGGKSAIDAVNLCIEAGKKVHWIISDKGNGPNMMFSTRLKWGYHVGQFVGRWKDVFSVSIFSIDTFFGRFFYSGKNKLGTWLIGKFWSFATKKTKTGGLYADMTDENRQKLLPESNSALFSAAGGAALHSCPKFISELSKPDGLLTVHRTRITSAQDQILHLSNGKTISCQALVFGTGWTSLPKPAVLEDDVSAEYWQKLHTRADADVLSLLPILKDSPGFKTADALTPYRLYRYMLPSSLAAADDHSLIFLGYLISIQTHILSEVSALWAICWLENLVDLGISKNKEDIDYEIAKVNAFSFRKNLSQEPSAGSGIQHFIDLLMKDMGLKPKRKGGLGIKDTFVPYRSQDYLGIVDEILRRSKA encoded by the exons ATGGCTCAACAAATCAAGCAACAGCCAAAAGTGATTATTATTGGCGCAG GGTGGGCTGGCCTGGCTGCAGCAAAAAC GTATCTACAAGCCAACCCTGCTATCTCTCTAACGATCCTGGAATCAGAGTCCACAGTAGGTGGCGTGTGGTCCAAGTCAAGATGCTATCCGGGCTTCATAGCGGATGGCCCCGTGGGACTATTCGACTTTAGTGACCTGCCAATGCCCGGCGTGGTTGGGCTCAAGGACTGGGATGAATTGCCTGGCATAAAAGTCCATGAGTATCTGCACGAGTATGCTCGAAAGTTTCATCTTCTGGAGCGATGCAAATTTGGGTACCGAGTCACGAATGTTCGCCGAGGAGCAGGAGAGAAAGGATGGATCGTCGATGCTCAAAATACcggcgatgatggaaagCAGATTTCGCGGACTTTCGATTGCGATAAACTAATTGTTGCCACGGGGAACTTTTCGAATCCTAAATATCCTGACGTGGCGATGGCTGAGTTCAAGGGTCTGGCAATACACACCAAAAACATCGGGCAGCAGTATGAGGCTCTTCTTGCAGCAGACGTTGAGAGTGTTGCAATCTACGGAGGCGGAAAGTCAGCTATCGATGCCGTCAACCTCTGCATCGAAGCTGGCAAGAAAGTGCACTGGATTATCAGCGACAAAGGCAACGGGCCCAACATGATGTTCAGTACTCGATTGAAATGGGGCTATCACGTTGGCCAGTTtgttggaagatggaaggaTGTATTTTCAGtcagcatcttcagcatcgACACTTTCTTTGGAAGATTCTTCTACAGCGGCAAGAACAAGCTGGGGACGTGGCTCATTGGTAAGTTTTGGTCTTTtgcgacgaagaagacgaaaacgGGCGGACTCTATGCAGACATGACGGACGAAAACAGGCAAAAGTTGTTGCCTGAGAGTAACAG TGCCTTGTTTTCGGCGGCTGGAGGCGCAGCTTTGCACAGCTGTCCCAAGTTCATCTCAGAGTTGAGTAAACCAGACGGTCTCCTCACAGTTCATCGAACGCGTATCACGTCTGCTCAAGACcaaattcttcatctctctaATGGCAAAACCATCAGCTGCCAGGCTCTGGTGTTTGGTACGGGATGGACAA GTTTACCTAAGCCTGCGGTGCTTGAAGACGACGTCTCAGCGGAATACTGGCAAAAGCTTCATACGAGAGCCGATGCTGATGTATTATCGCTTTTACCAATTCTTAAAGATTCTCCTGGATTCAAGACAGCAGATGCCCTAACGCCATATCGTCTATATCGATACATGCTGCCTTCATCATTAGCCGCGGCAGATGACCACTCTCTCATCTTTCTAGGATATTTGATCAGTATTCAAACTCACATCCTTAGCGAAGTCTCTGCTCTATGGGCAATCTGCTGGCTTGAGAACCTCGTTGACCTGGGCATTTCGAAGAACAAGGAAGACATAGACTATGAAATTGCAAAAGTAAATGCGTTCAGCTTTCGGAAGAACTTATCCCAAGAACCAAGTGCTGGTAGCGGGATTCAGCATTTCATTGACTTATTAATGAAAGATATGGGACTAAAGCCAAAACGAAAGGGTGGTTTAGGAATCAAAGACACCTTTGTCCCGTACAGATCTCAGGATTATCTAGGTATTGTGGATGAGATCCTGCGAAGGTCAAAGGCGTGA
- a CDS encoding cytochrome p450 domain-containing protein, with protein MAKEFTGLCMLWLFSRPVLIVTKLRDAKELMDKRGAIFSDRPPLNIVVKKIWPNMLPIKPSGEGFRFLRRVYIDLLGPQTSLAVRKYQEYESRMMLRDLYNTPEAFRAHTERFSTSVIFSAVYGVRVTRLDYPIMHELFDILTRAADSVLPGRVLVDYVPILERLPEFLQPWLWSANSLRRREDALHAGFLAVLKKQIEAGAESYCFGIDVLKLQKKKGLDDRLTIDILKGIIDVGSETTSSMMQSIIKVLAMHPEAQKKAQEELDRVVGPLRLPTWEDSPNLPYIRALIKELHRFAPLLYVGVPHASTEEITYKGLTIPKTILLPNAWALSRDPERYQDPDTFAPERFLGDDLDSFTSAKQSDYLKRDHINYGWGRRLCQGIHLAENSLYMQVSRVLWAFDIATIPGEPPLNIHEKAGGFIKKPKAFRVSITPRSDEAVQVLLQSAEEAVTELPDADSVEMSF; from the exons ATGGCAAAAGAATTTACTGGTCTTTGCATGCTCTGGCTTTTTTCACGGCCAGTGTTGATTGTGACCAAGCTGAGGGACGCCAAAGAATTAATGGACAAA CGAGGGGCCATTTTCTCCGATAGGCCTCCATTGAATATCGTCGTGAAAAAGATTTGGCCAAACATGTTGCCAATCAAACCCTCTGGTGAAGGATTTCGATTTTTGAGGCGGGTTTATATTGACCTACTTGGTCCCCAGACATCGCTAGCGGTAAGGAAGTATCAGGAATATGAGTCGAGGATGATGCTTCGCGATCTATATAATACCCCTGAAGCGTTCAGAGCCCACACAGAACGATTTTCAACGAGTGTGATTTTCAGTGCGGTGTATGGAGTAAGAGTCACCCGCCTCGACTATCCCATCATGCATGAGCTATTCGACATATTAACTCGTGCAGCAGACA GCGTTCTGCCGGGAAGGGTGTTGGTAGACTATGTACCAATTCTCGAGAGGCTGCCCGAGTTtcttcagccatggctttGGTCTGCGAACTCATTACGCCGTCGCGAAGATGCACTTCACGCCGGGTTTTTAGCCGTCCTAAAAAAACAGATAGAGGCTGGAGCAGAGTCTTATTGCTTTGGTATTGATGTTTTGAAGCttcaaaagaaaaaagggctTGACGACAGGCTTACGATAGATATTCTCAAGGGAATAATTGATGTTGGCTCCGAAACCACCAGTAGCATGATGCAATCTATCATCAAAGTACTGGCAATGCATCCCGAGGCTCAGAAAAAGGCCCAAGAAG AGCTAGATCGGGTCGTAGGCCCTTTACGTCTGCCGACCTGGGAAGATAGTCCGAACCTTCCCTATATTCGGGCTCTCATAAAAGAGCTCCATAGGTTTGCTCCTCTTTTGTATGTTGGGGTACCACATGCTTCCACGGAAGAAATCACCTACAAAGGACTCACGATACCAAAAACAATTCTGTTGCCGAACGCGTGGGCTCTTTCAAGAGATCCTGAACGCTATCAAGATCCTGATACCTTTGCACCGGAGCGGTTCCTTGGCGATGACCTCGACTCTTTCACCAGTGCTAAGCAAAGTGATTACCTTAAGCGAGACCATATCAACTATGGTTGGGGTCGTCGACTTTGCCAAGGTATTCATCTTGCTGAGAATTCGTTATATATGCAAGTTTCTCGTGTTCTGTGGGCATTTGACATTGCGACCATTCCTGGAGAGCCACCTCTCAATATACATGAGAAAGCCG GTGGATTCATTAAGAAGCCTAAGGCTTTCCGAGTATCCATTACGCCTCGATCTGACGAAGCAGTTCAAGTGCTGCTACAGAGCGCGGAAGAGGCAGTGACAGAGCTCCCAGATGCAGATAGCGTGGAGATGTCTTTTTAA
- a CDS encoding phosphorylase superfamily domain-containing protein has protein sequence MADPEVYAVGWICAISTEYVAAQAFLDERHGSPSSVSRHDNNDYTLGRIGPHNVVIAVLPDGEYGIASAASVARDMLHSFPNVRIGLMVGIGGGAPSPSHDIRLGDIVVSAPRDGMGGVFQYDFGKTIQNQSFQTTGFLNQPPTVLRTAMAGLRAQHEGEGHDIEATISGILNSKPRLRKKYTRPDPSSDKLYKSDVVHIENDGAGCQTTCGDDAKKLVSRSVRTEEEDNPAIHYGLIASANQLMKDAIMRDKLATEKGVLCFEMEAAGLMNQFPCLVIRGICDYSDSHKNKDWQGYAAMTAAAYAKDLLRRIPSNKVEAEQKITDTLSHGQSPVGCVD, from the coding sequence ATGGCAGATCCTGAAGTATACGCCGTTGGTTGGATTTGCGCCATAAGTACAGAATATGTTGCTGCGCAGGCTTTCCTAGATGAGAGACACGGATCCCCGAGTAGCGTCTCTAGACATGACAACAACGATTATACGCTGGGGAGAATCGGACCGCACAACGTTGTCATAGCCGTTCTTCCCGACGGAGAATACGGGATAGCTTCTGCGGCAAGCGTGGCGAGAGACATGCTCCATAGCTTTCCAAATGTCAGGATTGGGTTAATGGTCggcattggcggcggcgcgCCCAGCCCAAGCCATGATATTCGTCTCGGCGATATTGTTGTGAGCGCTCCTCGTGATGGAATGGGCGGCGTCTTTCAATACGATTTTGGTAAAACAATTCAAAATCAGAGTTTCCAGACCACTGGATTCTTGAATCAACCGCCGACAGTCCTGAGAACAGCAATGGCAGGGCTCAGAGCTCAGCACGAAGGGGAAGGGCATGATATCGAGGCCACTATTTCTGGGATTCTCAATTCAAAACCACGACTCCGGAAGAAGTACACTCGGCCAGATCCGAGCAGCGATAAGCTCTATAAAAGTGACGTGGTTCACATTGAAAATGATGGCGCTGGCTGTCAGACTACATGCGGCGACGACGCAAAGAAATTGGTGTCACGCTCAGTGCGaacagaggaggaagataACCCGGCTATCCACTATGGGCTTATCGCTTCTGCAAATCAATTGATGAAAGACGCCATCATGCGTGATAAACTCGCCACTGAGAAGGGCGTTTTGtgttttgagatggaagcagctggaCTTATGAACCAGTTTCCGTGTTTAGTCATTCGAGGCATCTGTGACTATTCTGATTCGCATAAGAATAAGGACTGGCAAGGGTACGCGGCAATGACGGCAGCTGCTTATGCGAAAGATTTACTACGCCGTATACCATCGAACAAAGTTGAGGCTGAGCAAAAAATTACAGACACCCTATCCCACGGTCAGTCACCCGTCGGTTGTGTGGACTAG